Proteins encoded within one genomic window of Gigantopelta aegis isolate Gae_Host chromosome 2, Gae_host_genome, whole genome shotgun sequence:
- the LOC121379977 gene encoding uncharacterized protein LOC121379977 isoform X1, translating into MSNNSFFSFDLQLLIIYILKTTSSLITICIFHTGVKKKLEAASKKKRCEDIIPWIHSISNHMYWVSGTSSDDKDMKLAKWRSVSNHVINVHTGHGAKFAACEHETCNTERVWLTAGSRSHKLVKAIINSPYLLKDIPHLSPLHQTSSLEVYHNVVNHFAPKSTHFFISAMKARLHLAAFHYNENGNKAQVVTKDGNLCWRLVYPKAKKGKDAVIKAVKESSSYKYVDTLMESLMQRRYQLDNYGVARTDVKQTMSSMPGFLTNDYYRVEKTEAVQRHRSRFNAI; encoded by the exons atgtcaaataatagtttcttttcttttgatttgcaactgttgataatatatattttaaaaaccacaTCTTCCCTGataacaatttgtatttttcatacaGGTGTTAAGAAGAAACTTGAAGCTGCCTCTAAAAAGAAAAGATGTGAAGACATTATTCCATGGATACATTCCATTTCCAATCATATGTATTGGGTATCGGGAACAAGCAGCGATGACAAAGACATGAAGCTGGCGAAATGGAGGTCTGTTTCAAACCATGTAATTAATGTTCACACCGGCCATGGGGCGAAATTTGCTGCCTGCGAACATGAAACCTGCAACACTGAGAGAGTGTGGCTCACAGCTG gATCAAGATCCCATAAGTTGGTCAAGGCTATCATCAACAGCCCATATCTGCTAAAGGACATTCCACATTTATCTCCACTGCACCAGACATCATCACTAGAGGTGTATCACAATGTTGTAAATCACTTCGCCCCAAAAAGTACCCATTTCTTCATTTCTGCTATGAAAGCTAG ACTGCATCTTGCTGCTTTCCATTATAACGAAAATGGAAATAAAGCTCAAGTCGTAACAAAGGATGGCAATCTATGTTGGCGATTGGTTTATCCCAAagcaaagaaaggaaaggatgCGGTCATAAAAGCTGTGAAGGAATCCTCTAGCTACA AGTATGTGGATACACTGATGGAATCTTTAATGCAAAGGCGATACCAGCTGGATAATTACGGAGTTGCAAGAACAGATGTCAAGCAGACAATGTCAAGCATGCCTGGATTCTTAacaaatgactattacagagtGGAGAAAACAGAAGCTGTGCAAAGACACAGATCACGATTCAATGCTATTTGA
- the LOC121379977 gene encoding uncharacterized protein LOC121379977 isoform X2: MYWVSGTSSDDKDMKLAKWRSVSNHVINVHTGHGAKFAACEHETCNTERVWLTAGSRSHKLVKAIINSPYLLKDIPHLSPLHQTSSLEVYHNVVNHFAPKSTHFFISAMKARLHLAAFHYNENGNKAQVVTKDGNLCWRLVYPKAKKGKDAVIKAVKESSSYKYVDTLMESLMQRRYQLDNYGVARTDVKQTMSSMPGFLTNDYYRVEKTEAVQRHRSRFNAI; the protein is encoded by the exons ATGTATTGGGTATCGGGAACAAGCAGCGATGACAAAGACATGAAGCTGGCGAAATGGAGGTCTGTTTCAAACCATGTAATTAATGTTCACACCGGCCATGGGGCGAAATTTGCTGCCTGCGAACATGAAACCTGCAACACTGAGAGAGTGTGGCTCACAGCTG gATCAAGATCCCATAAGTTGGTCAAGGCTATCATCAACAGCCCATATCTGCTAAAGGACATTCCACATTTATCTCCACTGCACCAGACATCATCACTAGAGGTGTATCACAATGTTGTAAATCACTTCGCCCCAAAAAGTACCCATTTCTTCATTTCTGCTATGAAAGCTAG ACTGCATCTTGCTGCTTTCCATTATAACGAAAATGGAAATAAAGCTCAAGTCGTAACAAAGGATGGCAATCTATGTTGGCGATTGGTTTATCCCAAagcaaagaaaggaaaggatgCGGTCATAAAAGCTGTGAAGGAATCCTCTAGCTACA AGTATGTGGATACACTGATGGAATCTTTAATGCAAAGGCGATACCAGCTGGATAATTACGGAGTTGCAAGAACAGATGTCAAGCAGACAATGTCAAGCATGCCTGGATTCTTAacaaatgactattacagagtGGAGAAAACAGAAGCTGTGCAAAGACACAGATCACGATTCAATGCTATTTGA